A window of the Cicer arietinum cultivar CDC Frontier isolate Library 1 chromosome 6, Cicar.CDCFrontier_v2.0, whole genome shotgun sequence genome harbors these coding sequences:
- the LOC101515333 gene encoding uncharacterized protein, which produces MDREWMCDPSKKSEEYIRGVNEFLEFAFQNSQVNGKIMCPCTKCANCHSYSRVCVYEHLTDPHRGFLRSYRQWIYHGEKPRTSSSATKQNVEMEHDMDGLVHDVFGIHSTEEPICGEGERIPEVRENSKFYEFVKENEQMLYPNCKKYSKLSFMVHLYHLKCLHGWSDKSFSMLLDLLRDALPEENVLPMSYYETKKIVSGLRLGYEKIHACPNDCILYWDKYAKYEVCPKCSTSRWKTTNEDVQGNGMETSERRKKIPAKILRWFPLKPRLQRLYMSSKVAESMRWHHESRLNDGSLRHPVDSLAWKNFDARYPRFSLDPRNVRLGVASNGFNPFKTMSITHSTWHVILIPYNPSPWMCMKQPYFMLSLLIPGPKGPGNNIDIYLQPLVQELQELWDDGIETFDAYKKETFQLRAAMMWTINDFPAYANLSGWSTKGQYACPCCGIETTSQWLRHGKKICYMGHRRWLSPKHKWRLNSRDFDGTRELRIPPKRRNGTDILRQIDECREKGLANGAQPWKKKSIFFTLPYWQYNVLRHNLDVTHIEKNVCDNIIGTLLNQEGKSKDNYKARADLVDMGIRSMLHPQPSPNITTTRFPRACYQMTNKEKESFLSILKNVKTSDESSSNIPRCVHVTQHKMFRLKSYDCHVLMKELLPVALRGSLPDKVTSVLVDLCNFFKQICSKVLNVEFLSQLESQIVITLCQLETIFPP; this is translated from the coding sequence ATGGATAGAGAATGGATGTGTGATCCATCCAAAAAAAGTGAAGAATATATTCGAGGAGTTAATGAATTTCTTGaatttgcttttcaaaattcaCAAGTCAATGGAAAAATAATGTGCCCTTGTACAAAATGTGCCAATTGCCACTCTTATTCTCGTGTATGTGTTTATGAACACTTAACAGATCCACATCGTGGATTTCTTAGAAGCTATAGACAATGGATATATCATGGTGAAAAACCTAGAACTTCAAGTAGCGCTACTAAACAAAATGTAGAAATGGAGCATGACATGGATGGATTAGTTCATGATGTATTTGGAATTCATTCTACAGAAGAGCCAATTTGTGGTGAAGGTGAAAGAATTCCCGAAGTTAGagaaaactctaaattttaCGAATTTGTAAAGGAGAATGAGCAAATGCTTTACCCCAACTGTAAGAAGTATAGCAAGCTATCATTTATGGTACATTTGTATCATTTAAAGTGTCTTCACGGGTGGAGTGACAAGTCATTCTCCATGTTGCTTGATTTACTAAGAGATGCTTTACCAGAAGAAAATGTTTTGCCAATGTCATATTATGAAACTAAAAAGATTGTTTCAGGATTACGTTTGGGGTATGAGAAGATCCATGCTTGTCCCAATGATTGCATATTATATTGGGATAAATATGCCAAATATGAAGTATGTCCAAAGTGTAGTACGTCAAGGTGGAAAACAACAAATGAAGACGTACAAGGTAATGGAATGGAGACTTCTGAGAGGCGAAAGAAGATACCAGCAAAGATCCTTCGATGGTTTCCATTGAAACCAAGGTTGCAAAGGTTATACATGTCCTCCAAAGTTGCAGAATCAATGAGATGGCACCATGAGAGTAGATTGAATGATGGTTCTCTTAGGCATCCAGTTGATTCCCTTGCTTGGAAGAATTTTGACGCTCGATATCCAAGATTTTCGTTAGATCCTCGTAATGTTCGATTAGGAGTGGCTTCAAATGGTTTCAATCCTTTCAAAACTATGAGTATTACTCATAGCACTTGGCATGTCATTCTAATTCCTTACAATCCTTCTCCTTGGATGTGCATGAAACAACCATACTTCATGTTATCACTATTAATTCCGGGTCCAAAAGGTCCTGGAAATAACATTGACATTTATCTGCAACCTTTAGTACAAGAGTTGCAAGAGTTATGGGATGATGGAATTGAAACATTTGATGCCTATAAGAAAGAGACATTTCAACTTCGTGCAGCTATGATGTGGACTATTAATGACTTTCCAGCATATGCTAACTTGTCTGGATGGAGTACTAAAGGTCAATATGCATGTCCATGTTGTGGTATTGAAACTACCTCGCAGTGGTTACGTCAtggtaaaaaaatttgttacatGGGTCATCGTCGTTGGTTATCTCCCAAACATAAGTGGAGATTGAATAGTAGAGATTTTGATGGAACACGAGAGCTAAGGATCCCTCCTAAAAGACGTAATGGGACtgatattttaagacaaataGATGAATGTAGAGAAAAAGGTCTAGCAAATGGAGCACAACCTTGGAAAAAGAAGAGCATTTTCTTCACATTGCCTTATTGGCAATATAATGTATTGCGTCACAATCTTGATGTGACGCACATTGAAAAGAACGTATGTGACAACATTATTGGTACATTGTTAAACCAAGAGGGAAAATCCAAAGATAATTATAAGGCACGAGCTGATCTTGTAGATATGGGCATAAGAAGTATGCTCCATCCTCAACCAAGTCCTAATATAACTACAACGCGTTTTCCTAGAGCATGCTATCAAATGACTAACAAAGAAAAGGAATCTTTCCTAAGCATTCTCAAGAATGTAAAAACTTCAGATGAAAGCTCATCAAACATCCCACGTTGTGTGCATGTCACGCAACACAAGATGTTTCGATTAAAAAGTTACGATTGTCATGTTTTGATGAAAGAGCTTCTTCCAGTAGCATTACGGGGTTCATTGCCAGATAAAGTCACTTCAGTGTTAGTTGATCTTTGCAATTTCTTCAAGCAAATTTGTTCTAAGGTACTTAATGTGGAATTTCTATCACAATTGGAGTCTCAAATAGTTATCACACTTTGTCAGTTGGAAACAATTTTTCCTCCTTAA
- the LOC101515006 gene encoding uncharacterized protein, translating to MLDVWEMEDGDLIIINLDKYDRPIGEEGTTLTRFIGSVARRYQYAPIDYKSWKVMPNDYKEEMLKLIESKFEFVPPINDLTREMLKSELNEKWRQWKGDLKSMAYDPTKTEEEVASLVPDDRVDPNQYRGLVHHWFSDEGQKISKINRQNRAKFEDVHCMGSKSLPKFIDEKIKKGKGVLPGRKEIYIDTRTRKDGTIVNEKAARLIEELKKHNNEAGTSQSTQDTQGSMSWKDDIFYQVQGPDKNGRVRCMGKIPHSKKSKVCASENEELRERVKNMENLLANVMTLIQNRFSGADVNDIIQAARQVPDATSAQNHLNSLSPNNNENNENGED from the exons ATGTTAGATGTATGGGAAATGGAAGATGGTGATTTAATAATCATTAATTTGGACAAATATGATCGACCCATTGGTGAGGAAGGGACAACTCTAACTCGTTTCATTGGTAGTGTAGCTAGAAGGTATCAATATGCTCCTATCGACTACAAGTCATGGAAAGTCATGCCAAATGATTACAAAGaagaaatgttgaaattaataGAG agtaaatttgagtttgttcctCCAATAAATGACTTAACAAGAGAAATGTTAAAATCTGAGCTGAATGAGAAATGGAGGCAATGGAAGGGTGATCTAAAGTCAATGGCATATGACCCTACTAAAACAGAAGAAGAAGTTGCATCTCTTGTACCAGATGATAGGGTTGACCCAAATCAATATCGTGGTTTGGTTCATCATTGGTTTTCTGATGAAGGACAA aaaataagtaaaattaataggcAAAATCGTGCTAAATTTGAAGATGTTCATTGTATGGGTTCAAAAAGTCTCCCAAAGTTTATTGATGAGAAg ATAAAAAAGGGAAAAGGAGTGTTGCCTGGACGTAAAGAGATTTACATTGATACCCGTACTCGTAAAGATGGAACAATTGTCAATGAAAAGGCTGCAAGATTGATT gaagaactaaaaaaacataataatgagGCTGGAACTTCTCAATCAACCCAAGACACACAAGGTTCTATGTCTTGGAAGGATGACATATTTTATCAAGTACAAGGACCTGATAAAAACGGACGTGTGCGATGTATGGGCAAGATTCCTCATTCTAAAAAATCGAAGGTTTGTGCATCTGAAAATGAAGAGTTGCGCGAAAGAGTTAAGAATATGGAAAACTTGTTAGCAAATGTGATGACTTTAATTCAAAATCGATTTTCTGGAGCAGATGTTAATGATATAATACAAGCTGCAAGACAG GTTCCTGATGCTACTAGTGctcaaaaccatttgaattcACTTAGTCCAAACAACAACGAAAATAACGAAAATG GTGAAGATTAA